One genomic segment of Myotis daubentonii chromosome 14, mMyoDau2.1, whole genome shotgun sequence includes these proteins:
- the CCDC13 gene encoding coiled-coil domain-containing protein 13 — protein sequence MTFPHILKTFFKDIQGGAVPLSTPPPDCGMCTSAQNAWSTKLSEHAAQKRTAAVKSPAQDTRPQPPAPPSVPTPPPHPGPPGPLSLSELPAPSGPRGDVTGRCSSVSLATVAGAARAASGRGGPAAVAPDSRSGATVGKMAAEDGSQDTLRLQFQAMQEMQHRRLQKQMEKQKEKELSLNSRDDDPEEPGEVFDGLSLLQAGEQSSQSGFERRVLEDEIEQLRHQLRETVDENGRLYKLLKERDFEIKHLKKKLEEDRFAFTGSAGVAGDAIASKIVELSKRNRVLMAESEGAKTRVKQLSNRVRELEQELQTALARLPAKGATDAGAKPPRAQPGDGALPETPELKALQDRLATANLKTSDLRNQVQSLKQELRMAQKVLASEVGEDVSIQQLLSSPGTWRGRAQQILVLQSKVRELEKQLGQTQSQSVGAAGDELSVCPDPRKLTAQEKNLLRIRNLEREKQEGWEKLAAERDALQRELEELKKKFEGVRSRNKVLASEVKTLRSQTGTLVEKGRHDDELIDALMVQLKQLQEVLGSLSLQEEKTRASQHRLDQQLNSEAQQSSSLVAQLQAMVAEREAKVRRLELEIGQLSVQYHRNKGVSEGSGGPEVGPAHTEVPEDDSGLARSPASGGDHGRLRSPRSVTSLGHTLVESARTWPSPPSPHGASPRFLDPPEHKGWQAQVTELKALWQATEVERNRLTEFVTVLQKRVEERDGRLLEAQRRLQEERQRSVVLEQHLGRMHLEPRRTASQRSASRSKTGLPASTTRHNPNAREKKDRSLTQPSSMPVESQMEEITTRLAIQAEENEMLKAALDGALRGKEEDFRMYHETLGQVKGVFLKALRQQKEDRR from the exons ATGACCTTtccccacattttaaaaacatttttcaaagacaTTCAAGGTGGGGCCGTCCCCCTTTCAACTCCCCCGCCGGACTGCGGAATGTGCACCTCTGCGCAGAACGCCTGGTCCACAAAACTTTCAGAACACGCGGCCCAGAAGCGGACCGCCGCCGTCAAGTCTCCCGCACAGGacacccgcccccagccccccgcgCCTCCTTCCGTACCTACCCCACCGCCGCACCCGGGGCCCCCCGGGCCGCTGTCACTTTCCGAACTTCCGGCGCCCTCTGGGCCACGTGGTGACGTGACGGGGCGCTGTAGCTCGGTTTCCCTGGCGACAGTTGCCGGGGCAGCGCGAGCAGCGTCCGGAAGAGGTGGCCCCGCTGCGGTGGCCCCAGACAGCAGGAGCGGAGCGACCGTT GGCAAGATGGCAGCGGAGGACGGCTCGCAGGACACCTTGCGGCTCCAGTTCCAGGCCATGCAGGAGATGCAGCACAGACGGTTACAGAAGCAGATGGAGAAGCAGAAGGAAAAGGAACTGAGCCTCAACAGCAGAGACGATGACCCGGAAGAGCCCGGGGAGGTCTTCGATGGCCTCAGCCTTCTCCAAGCCGGGGAGCAAAGCTCGCAAAGCGGCTTTGAGCGGCG GGTGCTGGAGGATGAGATCGAACAGCTTCGCCACCAGCTCAGGGAAACGGTGGACGAGAACGGGCGGCTGTACAAGCTGCTGAAGGAAAGGGACTTTGAGATCAAACACCTGAAGAAGAAGCTGGAAGAGGACAGGTTCGCCTTCACAG GGTCAGCCGGTGTGGCTGGGGATGCGATCGCCAGCAAGATCGTCGAGCTGTCGAAGCGGAACCGGGTGCTGATGGCGGAGTCCGAGGGCGCGAAGACCAGAGTGAAGCAGCTGAGCAATCGCGTCCGGGAGCTGGAGCAGGAA CTGCAGACGGCCCtggccaggctgccagccaaggggGCCACCGACGCGGGAGCTAAGCCGCCGAGGGCCCAGCCGGGAGACGGAGCCTTG CCGGAGACCCCGGAGCTGAAGGCCTTGCAGGACAGGCTGGCGACCGCAAACCTGAAGACGAGTGACCTCCGCAACCAGGTCCAGTCTCTGAAGCAGGAGCTCCGGATGGCCCAGAAG GTGCTGGCCAGCGAGGTTGGGGAAGATGTGAGCATCCAGCAGCTTCTGTCCTCGCCAGGGACCTGGAGAGGTCGGGCTCAACAGATTCTCGTTTTGCAAAGCAAG GTTCGAGAGCTTGAGAAGCAGCTGGGACAGACCCAGAGCCAGTCTGTGGGAGCAGCCGGTGACGAGCTGTCCGTCTGTCCCGACCCGAGGAAGCTGACGGCACAGGAGAAAAACCTGCTGAGGATCCGCAACCTGGAAAGGGAAAAGCAGGAAGGCTGGGAG AAACTGGCTGCTGAGCGGGACGCCCTCCAGAGAGAGCTCGAAGAGCTGAAGAAGAAGTTTGAGGGCGTGAGGTCCCGGAACAAGGTGCTGGCGAGCGAAGTGAAGACCCTCAGGAGTCAAACGGGGACCCTAGTGGAGAAGGGCCGGCATGACGACGAGCTCATCGATGCCCTCATG GTCCAGCTGAAGCAGCTGCAGGAGGTTCTGGGCAGCCTGAGTCTGCAGGAGGAAAAGACGCGAGCCTCCCAGCACCGCCTGGACCAGCAGCTCAACAGCGAGGCCCAGCAGAGCAGCAGTCTGGTGGCCCAGCTGCAGGCCATGGTGGCTGAGCGGGAGGCCAAGGTGCGGCGGCTGGAGCTGGAGATCGGGCAGCTCAGTGTGCAG TATCATCGGAATAAAGGCGTGAGCGAGGGGTCCGGTGGGCCCGAGGTCGGCCCCGCCCACACCGAGGTCCCGGAGGACGACTCGGGCCTGGCCAGGTCCCCGGCCTCGGGGGGCGACCACGGCAGGCTCAGATCCCCTCG CTCGGTGACCAGCCTGGGCCACACGCTCGTGGAATCTGCTCGCACGTGGCCTTCCCCGCCCAGTCCTCACGGGGCCTCACCCAG GTTCTTGGACCCCCCAGAACACAAGGGCTGGCAGGCCCAGGTGACAGAGCTCAAGGCTCTCTGGCAGGCCACCGAGGTGGAACGCAACCGGCTCACCGAGTTCGTCACCGTCCTGCAGAAACG GGTGGAGGAGAGGGACGGCCGGCTTCTGGAGGCCCAGCGGAGGCTGCAGGAGGAGCGGCAGCGCAGCGTGGTGCTGGAGCAGCACCTGGGGAGGATGCACCTGGAGCCCAGGAGGACGGCCTCTCAGAGATCAGCCTCCAGGAGCAAAACAG GTCTGCCCGCCTCTACCACCAGGCACAACCCAAATGCGAGAGAGAAGAAGGACCGGTCTCTGACCCAGCCCTCCAGCATGCCCGTGGAGTCCCAGATGGAGGAGATTACCACCAG GCTGGCCATCCAGGCCGAGGAGAACGAGATGCTGAAGGCTGCCCTGGACGGGGCCCTgcgggggaaggaggaggacttCCGGATGTACCACGAGACCCTGGGCCAGGTGAAAGGGGTCTTCCTGAAGGCCCTGCGGCAGCAGAAGGAGGACAGGCGCTAG